In Chryseobacterium turcicum, a single window of DNA contains:
- a CDS encoding AAA family ATPase, translating to MIYSKFKEVKNDLINYVDNNQLKFISSTTVGLKYLWLTDLEGYFDDSIVHFEVIIEKGIISVDVHFENKHYNQELFNLLKQNLPANISVKKWQGKAITHNRKFDISTDIEVVDIIKCLTELYEFTYPLLINRLKEIFQQLKDHIDMEDKIKLLQYKKQIILQGPPGTGKTREAKLIANKILLNELNRNSYFGNNLVKDETVFSIAKNAKYTVKNISENNIELEGKDIQDKKITKSKIIDFVKAQNWDAVSNGNDRGAQAVAYHLYQKFLENQFKIIQFHPSYTYDDFVRGIVAKPDEEGNGLVYDAENKILAKFAKEALINFYRSSDHTNSNSIDIWIDKSFEDFKNDLDGNLNDEGYVLSEKVNIFKVRNKDFLYGKDWKTPGHLKFEEFKNLIKAVINQEIDLASPKLDKDRFVHSNYRFTYYGSLLKKFFEKYSYKPGSENVDLKNYVLVIDEINRANVSSVLGELIYALEYRGEEVESMYEVNNSQKLILPPNLYIIGTMNTADRSVGHIDYAIRRRFAFVDVLPKELDDDKIVFHKDWFKKVSELFIINYDEYVSNEKTPLKRGKTLSAEFRPEDVWIGHSYFIQKKLEDGSLEPDDFRIRIDYEIKPILLEYAKDGVLTGKVGEITVEDYIKSL from the coding sequence ATGATTTACAGTAAATTCAAAGAAGTAAAAAATGATTTAATAAATTATGTTGATAATAATCAGTTAAAATTTATCTCTAGTACAACAGTGGGATTAAAATACCTTTGGCTTACAGATCTTGAAGGATATTTTGATGATTCGATTGTTCATTTTGAAGTAATAATTGAGAAAGGCATTATTTCGGTGGATGTACATTTTGAAAATAAACATTATAATCAAGAATTATTTAATTTGTTGAAACAAAATCTACCCGCTAATATTTCAGTAAAGAAATGGCAGGGTAAAGCAATTACTCATAACAGAAAATTTGATATAAGCACAGACATTGAAGTCGTAGACATTATAAAATGTTTAACTGAATTGTACGAGTTTACCTACCCACTTCTTATTAACAGGCTTAAAGAAATATTTCAACAATTAAAAGACCATATCGATATGGAAGATAAAATAAAACTACTTCAATACAAAAAACAAATCATCTTACAAGGTCCACCAGGAACTGGTAAAACCAGAGAAGCAAAACTGATAGCAAATAAGATTTTACTAAATGAGCTAAATAGAAATAGCTATTTTGGTAATAATTTGGTTAAAGATGAGACTGTTTTTTCAATAGCTAAAAATGCAAAATATACAGTAAAAAATATATCAGAAAATAATATCGAGTTAGAAGGTAAAGATATACAAGATAAAAAAATTACGAAAAGTAAAATCATTGATTTCGTTAAAGCACAAAATTGGGATGCAGTATCTAATGGTAATGATAGAGGAGCACAAGCAGTTGCATACCATCTCTATCAGAAGTTTCTAGAAAATCAATTTAAAATAATACAGTTTCATCCAAGCTACACTTACGATGATTTTGTAAGAGGTATTGTTGCTAAACCTGACGAAGAAGGAAATGGATTAGTTTACGATGCAGAAAATAAAATACTTGCCAAATTTGCAAAAGAAGCGTTGATAAATTTTTATAGAAGTTCTGATCACACAAACAGTAATAGTATTGATATCTGGATTGACAAAAGTTTTGAAGATTTTAAGAATGATTTAGATGGTAACCTTAATGATGAGGGCTATGTACTATCTGAGAAGGTAAATATTTTTAAAGTAAGAAACAAAGATTTTTTATATGGAAAAGATTGGAAAACACCAGGACATTTGAAATTTGAAGAATTTAAAAATCTTATTAAAGCGGTTATTAATCAAGAAATTGATTTAGCATCACCAAAACTGGACAAAGATAGATTTGTGCATTCAAACTATAGATTTACATATTATGGTTCCCTTTTAAAAAAATTCTTTGAGAAATATTCCTATAAGCCAGGGAGTGAAAATGTAGATCTTAAAAATTATGTATTAGTTATCGACGAAATCAACCGAGCTAACGTTTCCTCAGTTTTAGGTGAACTCATTTACGCACTCGAATACCGTGGCGAAGAAGTTGAAAGTATGTATGAAGTAAACAATTCTCAGAAATTAATTCTTCCTCCTAACCTTTATATCATCGGTACAATGAACACAGCAGACAGAAGTGTTGGACACATTGATTATGCTATTAGAAGACGATTTGCGTTTGTAGATGTGTTGCCTAAAGAACTGGACGATGATAAAATTGTATTCCATAAAGATTGGTTTAAAAAAGTAAGTGAACTGTTTATTATTAATTACGATGAATATGTTTCTAATGAGAAAACACCCCTAAAACGAGGAAAAACACTTTCAGCAGAATTCAGACCAGAAGATGTTTGGATTGGTCACTCTTATTTTATCCAAAAGAAATTAGAAGATGGAAGCTTAGAACCAGATGATTTCCGTATTCGTATCGATTACGAGATTAAGCCAATCTTACTAGAATATGCAAAAGATGGAGTTCTCACAGGAAAGGTAGGTGAGATAACTGTAGAAGATTATATAAAATCTTTATAA